The Longimicrobium sp. region CTTCTCGTCGGGCGTTGGGGGGGAAGCCCGGATATCGTGTCAGCAGTCCCGCAGGGACTTTGTGCGGTTGTTGCCCCCGAATTCATTCGGGGTCCTGTAGATTGGGAGCCGGTCCGCGAGACCGGAGGTTCAGGGCTCCGCGTCCACCTCGGCGATGCCGCCGCCGTCGCCCTTGGCGTGGCGCTTGGCCTCGGCCACGATCTCGCCCAGGCGCTCGACGGAGGGCCAGCGCTCGGGGTCGATGCGCACCAGCGCGGCGGAAAGGCGGGTGAGCGGGAACTCGCGCTCGTTTCCCTCGCGGTCCAGCCCGCGGTAGGTGTCGCCCTTCCCGGGGCCGGCGGGAATGTGGCGGCGCACGCCCACGTCGAAGCGGCGGCGGGCCTCCTCGGCCAGGTGGAGCGCGTCCTCGGGCGGGCAGCAGAGCACGAAGTCGTCGCCGCCCACGTGGCCCACGAACACGTCGGGCCGGCCGCGCGCCACCGTGGTCATGGCCGACGCCGCCTCGCGGATGGCCGCGTCGGCCACCGCGAAGCCGAAGCGGTCGGCGAAGGGCTTGAAGAAGTCCAGGTCGAAGTACGCCACGGTGAAAACGGCACCGATCTGGCGTCTCCGCTCCAGCTCCTGGTAGATGGCGTCGCCGCCGGGAAGGCCGGTGGTGGGGTTGCGGTCGCGGCCGCGCTGCGCCAGGCGCAGGAGGGCCGAAACGCGCGCCAGCAGCTCGCGCGGATCGAAGGGCTTGGCCAGGTAGTCGTCGGCGCCCGCGTCGAAGCCGCCCAGCCGGTCCTCGATCCCCCGCTGCGCGGTGAGGATGAGCACGGGAACGTGCGCCGTGGCCGGGTCGTGCTTGATCCGCCGGCAGACCTCGAAGCCGTCGGGGTCGCCCATGCGGTAGTCCAGCACCACCAGGTCGGGAAGGCGCTGG contains the following coding sequences:
- a CDS encoding GGDEF domain-containing response regulator, yielding MSRILFAEDDDALRRMTTQVLTSAGHEVKDVPGGTAALDELRQRLPDLVVLDYRMGDPDGFEVCRRIKHDPATAHVPVLILTAQRGIEDRLGGFDAGADDYLAKPFDPRELLARVSALLRLAQRGRDRNPTTGLPGGDAIYQELERRRQIGAVFTVAYFDLDFFKPFADRFGFAVADAAIREAASAMTTVARGRPDVFVGHVGGDDFVLCCPPEDALHLAEEARRRFDVGVRRHIPAGPGKGDTYRGLDREGNEREFPLTRLSAALVRIDPERWPSVERLGEIVAEAKRHAKGDGGGIAEVDAEP